From a region of the Zingiber officinale cultivar Zhangliang chromosome 10B, Zo_v1.1, whole genome shotgun sequence genome:
- the LOC122029575 gene encoding probable Ufm1-specific protease, with protein sequence MEGETGRCVRVLCPKKSLLSSRSCGIQWLIGSPLFFSSFSIVSSIRCLHAVTEDDPCSPDFVKETDEIRMLLLKGFEVIGALIIGDGSPEKNVGKAVKICRKMRECLHGPGEHDLIGATTDLMTDDIHFFVSCLANIEKMEVVRSVIYDDNPEKYIWEKGCLLRCNLEFKLPIFIPLNKTSDVAEIVSLSIDAAAAKLRDPHVVYLVEGSNINTEESTRSAILHGMVLNLVSGHSFSKSVETSTKDLPCSYFLTKHKGISLSAIRENADAIQIAVLFNQSRKNCKSIAPVAEYFPVTEHAKNLSFSFKLDVLCYSTEDFTISAALSELVIPGLVDQLNNMKRVLISELQSQQPQFCPYHFLPPGLLHPITAIYDLRYGETEMKQVEMRKALHSRLGLPLDRPLLRIANALNFDMKSMKTINPLKYGTPLLKDVHNEIPSSGVSGGIISLIDGSYEYYHYLLQGFDDNGWGCAYRSLQTILSWYRLQRYTSLNVPSHREIQQALVDIGDKEPSFVGSREWIGAIELSFVLDKLLGVSCKIMNVRSGEELPEKCREISMHFETQGTPIMIGGGVLAYTLLGVDYNEVSGDCAFLILDPHYTGSDDLKKIVHGGWCGWKKAVDSKGKSFFLKDKFYNLLLPQRPNIV encoded by the exons ATGGAGGGAGAAACGGGGCGGTGCGTCAGAGTTCTATGTCCAAAGAAGTCGCTCCTATCCTCCAGGAGCTGCGGCATCCAGTGGCTGATCGGAtctcccctcttcttctcctccttctccatCGTATCCTCCATCCGATGTCTCCATGCCGTTACCGAAGATGATCCATGTTCCCCGGACTTCGTCAAAGAAACAG ATGAAATCAGGATGCTACTTTTAAAAGGGTTTGAAGTAATTGGTGCATTAATAATTGGAGATGGGAGTCCGGAGAAAAATGTTGGCAAGGCTGTTAAGATTTGTCGAAAGATGAGAGAATGCCTTCATGGTCCTGGAGAACATGATCTAATTGGTGCCACAACTGATTTGATGACTGATgatattcatttctttgtttCATGCCTtgcaaatattgaaaagatggaAGTTGTTAGGTCGGTTATTTATGATGACAATCCCGAAAAATATATCTGGGAGAAAGGTTGTCTGCTGAGATGCAACCTGGAATTCAAGTTGCCTATTTTCATTCCCTTAAATAAAACATCAG ATGTTGCAGAAATTGTTTCCTTATCCATTGATGCTGCTGCTGCCAAATTGAGAGATCCACATGTTGTATACCTAGTTGAAGGTTCAAATATTAACACAGAGGAGTCAACTCGTTCTGCTATCTTGCATGGTATGGTGTTGAATTTGGTTTCAGGTCATTCTTTCTCCAAGTCGGTGGAGACTTCTACTAAGGATCTACCATGTTCGTATTTTCTTACCAAGCATAAGGGCATCTCATTATCAGCAATAAGAGAG AATGCAGATGCTATCCAAATAGCTGTTCTATTCAATCAGTCAAGAAAAAATTGCAAGTCAATTGCTCCAGTTGCAGAATATTTTCCAG TCACTGAACATGCAAAAAACCTAAGTTTTAGCTTCAAGCTTGATGTCCTATGCTACTCAACTGAAGATTTTACAATTTCTGCGGCTCTCTCTGAATTAGTTATCCCCGGTTTAGTTGATCAGTTAAATAACATGAAGAGGGTTCTCATATCAGAATTACAATCACAACAGCCTCAG TTTTGTCCATATCACTTCCTGCCACCTGGGTTATTGCACCCGATAACAGCTATCTATGATCTCAGATATGGTGAGACGGAGATGAAACAAG TGGAAATGAGGAAAGCTTTGCATTCAAGATTAGGTCTGCCCTTGGATCGTCCTCTACTGCGTATTGCTAATGCCTTAAATTTTGACATGAAGAGCATGAAAACTATCAACCCATTGAAATATG GTACTCCATTGCTTAAAGATGTTCATAATGAGATTCCAAGTAGTGGCG TTTCTGGAGGCATAATCTCTTTGATTGATGGATCATATGAATACTACCATTACCTTCTTCAAGGTTTTGATGACAAT GGCTGGGGATGTGCTTATCGCTCCCTGCAAACTATTTTATCATGGTACCGACTTCAACGGTACACATCACTGAATGTTCCTTCACACAG GGAAATTCAGCAGGCTCTTGTCGATATAGGCGATAAGGAACCTTCTTTTGTTGGATCACGTGAATGGATTGGAGCAATTGAGTTAAGCTTTGTCTTGGACAAACTTCTTGGA GTTAGCTGTAAGATTATGAACGTGAGATCTGGAGAAGAGCTTCCAGAGAAATGCAGGGAGATTTCCATGCATTTCGAGACACAAGGAACTCCAATCATGATAG GTGGTGGTGTTTTAGCATATACCCTTCTCGGAGTTGATTACAATGAAGTAAGTGGGGATTGCGCATTTCTTATCCTGGATCCACATTACACAGGCAGTGATGATCTTAAGAAGATTGTGCATGGTGGATGGTGTGGGTGGAAGAAGGCTGTTGATAGCAAAGGCAAGAGCTTCTTTTTGAAGGATAAGTTTTACAATCTTCTCCTCCCACAAAGGCCCAACATAGTTTGA